The following DNA comes from Lathamus discolor isolate bLatDis1 chromosome 5, bLatDis1.hap1, whole genome shotgun sequence.
CAAACTGGAAGATGACAGACAATGCCAGGTAAATGCTGCTGATGGCAAAATGCCTTTACTAGAGGGGAAAAACACTCTTCTCCCCTACTCAGAAAGTCAGAAATGAATGGCCTGAAAGGAACCAATCCTTCTACCCCTTCCCTTACGTTTACACAGCACTATTTTATCTGGGCAAATCAATGAACTTTGAAGTTAATCTATGCCCAGACTTAACAATTCcctttacatttgtttttacACATCATgcaaaaagggcaaaaccaaCTGTAAGTAAACTGGCAGaatctgcaagaaaacaaaagggcCAAAGTGTATTTTTAGTGTAATCATACAGCCAGTTCAGCATTACCAGCTGCAGCCAGATTACAAAAATATGGTTAAGTACAGATGTGACTGAAATACAGTTGCTATGAATATAAATTCAGAAGACTAATCTAACCTGAGGATGTGACTGCATCATCATGGATCTTGTGTCATGACCTGATGCAGAGCAATAGATGGGTGGTTAAGAATTTCTATACACTCAAAAAGGGATTTGTCATTTAATGCAGTAATTGGACCAACAGCTCAATTTCATTTTGGTACTTATTGTACAGCAAACTAATTTTGAGAAAAAGGGATCCAGCACAACTCCATCAATTTCTACTTAGTTTTACACTTTCCTGCTGTTGTGAGCAGTGGTATTTGCATCTCTTTAAAGACAAAAGTCAGCCTGAAAGACTAGTAGATGGTCCAGATTCTACCTCATGGAAAATTAGAAGACTCAAAACTAACGTTCAGACTCTGGAATACCTGCAGGACTGGTATGTTACCAGCTTTCTACCAGACAATACTCTTACTAGAAGGGAAAATACTTTCCTTAAATAATGCAGCTCCATTCAAgaagctttcctttccttctttctcctggcAAGTCAGTGCGTTCTGCAGCAGTACCAGGACACTGCTTTCTCTAATCATTGCTGTTATTTCTCAGGTACAACAAACATACCAGCgtgctgtttcttcttcctgccCACTGCTGCTCCAATGACTTGAATCAACTCTTCCTCTGAGGCACCTGACCGTAGGTGATCTCTCAAGGACACTTCTGAATTCCCAAAAAGGCACACCTACAGCCAACCCAAGCAAAgaggagaaatgagaaataataaatagCTTCTACAAGTATTTCATGGTAAACTCAGAGTAAAGAGGTTTGAACAGGCCCATcctactgaagaaaaagaacacttacggagattttttaatttatctctCTTTATGTACACACATAGACAGACTGGGATGTTTATGTAATGCAAGTTTACTGGGACTTCAGGCTGCCTCGGTCATCTGACATtagacagcagcacagctgttgTCAATATCAGGTGACAATGTGCAAATGCCAGTCTTTAATCAAAAACTTTAATTTTCCCCCAGAAACCGCCAGCTTCAACGTGGCAAGAAATAGTtattccccttccctttcctacaGCCGCTCCACAAATGTAAGGGCTGCTTTTGAATGAGAAGAGCTGCAAGAAGATGTTCGGTGAAACACGACAGGATCCTTGTGGAACACAAAAGCCAGCCCTCACAGCTGCTTGGATCCTTTTTTTTATTGGGAAATCATCTGCTTGTCACATGTTTAAGATGATTTTGAatcaaagattaaaataaatgtttatatttACTGGCCTTGCAACCATGTTTTACAAGTGAAGTTAACTATGGTAGCGAAACAGAGAAACCAAAGAAAGGTGATTTAACATCTCCCTAACAGCCCAACAAGCTTGAACAAGAATACATACAGGATTACCAGCTAACTCCTGTTTATCTTTCCATCCTACTTTACATCCCAGCTACGTTGTAGGGAAGAATTTCAACATTACTTTTGCCgcatgaaagcaaagaaaatcctGTTTCACTACCAACTTTTAGGTTCCCATCTGCTGTTATCCTCAGCCGATTGCAGGATCCGCAGAAGTGCTCTGACATGGAGGTGATAAAGCTGATTTGGCCCTGGAAATGTGGCACTTTATAACCCTACAGAAATACAGAGGAGGATAAAGAAAGTCAAACATCTACTCCTCATTTTTAATGCTGCACTTGTCTGAAGACCACAGATTTTCTTCAATTCTAAGGTTACAgcagagtaagaaaaaaaacaaagtcagCTTTGTCAGGGGTTCCTGTTTATTCTGCCCTTTCCTGGAAATTCACAAGCTTGTTAAATTTTTACTCTTGTACTTACTTATCAAATGACTGGTGATGCCAGTACTCAGGCAACCACAAGCCATAGATTCATGTAGGCTAGAAACTCCCCATGTGATACTACACACTCTAAAGCAGTACTGTTATTTCATTGAACAACTGTTTCATCAGGCTTGTTGATGTGCAGACAGacagttttaaaaattgtaAATACAGGATACAGGCCTCACATTCTTTATATCTGACTGAGGCACGCAATAAACACATTGTATTTCTAAAGGTAAAGACCGTGATGAGTCAAATCACATGCAGGCAGCTTGACTAAAATCCTACCATTACCGcagagtatttttattttgctcgTCAAATATAAATGCTAGATTTGGGAGAATTTGGGGATAAATGGTTGGGAAAGAATGGGGACACATTTCACATGATCTTTGCCTAACCCCAACCTTGGCTGTGCTGGAAGCTTCACAGGACAATTTCTCCAATTCAGGCCATTGCTGTTTAATTGTATCAAGCATTTCTTTGTAGCTCACCATCTTCTTGAAGTTCCATTTATTGCCTAGAATTAACAAAACCAGCATAACTTTAAACTGtggtatatatttttttagcaGAGAACCACATTTACATTCTCCACAAATCTCATTTTCCCTGTAGGTGTCCCAGCCCCGCTAAGCCTGCCACCAATCCTTCTCCAGCTTATCTCAGGAAGACAGGTAAGCTGCAAAAGATATAACATAAAGCAATTCCTAATTCCCCAAAAGAGCTCACCAGAACCTTAAGAGAAGAGTCAACAGGGTGAATAACCACCAACTAGATTCACCTGTGTTCAAGGCACACTGCCTGCCATGAAGAATCTCAAAGCAGGACTGCTTACCATCAAAGGGCATGTATTCTATGAACCGCACATCAAGGGGCAGATCCTTTGTGAAATCCACAAAGCCCAGCAGTTCATCTTCATTGAAGCCTCTCATCACCACACAGTTTACctgcaggaaaagcaaacacCTGAAATTAGTGAGCAGAGTATGACTTTATTCCCTCTTAACACAAGGTTTCACAGTCCTTGTAGAAGGCAACATAAAAAgaatttttggggttttttttgcaagcAAAAATGATGAGAGAATTCAGCAGGACTGCAATGATACAGACAATCATTTCTGCCAagcttgcattttaatttttggcATCCAACAACATTAAAGATTTTAGTTCTCCATTTAGCAAGGTGACTAACAAGAGGTAGGCAACAAAGGCATCATCTTGATCATCTAGTGTATGGCAGTATTTACTGTCTAAAATGACAGTTTCACTCCCCATTCTTATGTTGCACAGCTTCTGCAAAAGCACTGGCAGGGGACCTTCTATGGCACTAATTATGGCATAGGCAAATTCCCCAGATCCAGAAGTGTTCACAGTGCACTCGATAACCATAGTCTCCAGGACTGGTTCTGTCTTCCTCCAAAACAGGTTGAAACTGAGTGTTCTGCATATTCCTCATAAACAATATTTATATTGGAGCCTCAGGTCCTCTTTGCTTTATCTGTAGAAAAAGATAGCTATGCAGTTGCTGAAACACTCCCTGGTGGTAAGGCAGATTTGTATGTCTGAACATCATGCATCATGATTCTTAAGATCTTTCAGGAAAGCCCAAAACCTAGTTTAATTTCAACTGGTTTTCATAGCTCTATAGACTAAACCACTCACACGTAACAGATCTTCCCAAATACTGGAAAAACTGAAGGGAACCACAGCTGCAGAACCTCAAACAGCTGAGTCATGGTGAAGTTTCATGTTACTGGTTTACCTGCACCCCAAAGAAGGACTCCCTTTGCCTCTCCGTGACACTGGTACTCATCAGAGTCTGCTCTAAGCATCTAAGGAGATAAGCTAAGAGAAAACTGATGTCTTTCCTGCAGGGTAGTTTTCTACCTGTTAACTAACTCCTCTGGTCAAGTTCATAGCTGGGTCAGACAAGCACCCTCAGCTATGCAATTATATTATATGGATTTCTCCCATTGCCTCTGAACACAATCTTCAACCTACTAaacttatagaatcacagaatagttagggttggaaaggacctcaagatcatctagttccaactcccctgccatgggcagggacaccacacactaaaccatcccacacaaggcttcatccaacctggccttgaacaccgccagggatggagcactcacaacctccctgggcaacccattccagtgcctcacgaccctaacaggaaagaatttcctccttatatccaatttaaacttcccctgtttaagttttaacccattaccccttgtctgtcactacagtccctccccagcatccctataggcccccttcagatactggaaggctgctatgaggtccccacacagccttctcttctccaggatgaacagccccaacttcctcagcctgtcttcatacgggaggtgctccagatcatcctcgtggccctcctctggacttgttccagcagttccatgtcctttttatgttgaggacaccagaactgcacacaatactccaggtgaggtctcacaagagcagagtagaggggcaggataacctcctttgacctgctggtcgtgctccttttgatgcagcccaggatacggttggctttctgggctgcgagcgcacactgccagctcatgttaattttctcatcgaccagcacccccaagtccttctctgcagggccgctctgaatctcttctttgcccagtctgtagctgtgc
Coding sequences within:
- the MOCS1 gene encoding molybdenum cofactor biosynthesis protein 1 isoform X4, with amino-acid sequence MPEEGVQLTPKSDLLTTEEIITLAKLFVKEGVEKIRLTGGEPLIRPDVVDIVGQLRKLEGLKTIAVTTNGMNLTRLLPRLKEAGLNAINISLDTLVPAKFEFIVRRKGFHKVMEGIHKATELGYHPVKVNCVVMRGFNEDELLGFVDFTKDLPLDVRFIEYMPFDGNKWNFKKMVSYKEMLDTIKQQWPELEKLSCEASSTAKGYKVPHFQGQISFITSMSEHFCGSCNRLRITADGNLKVCLFGNSEVSLRDHLRSGASEEELIQVIGAAVGRKKKQHAGMFNISQMKNRPMILIGG